Proteins from one Mus pahari chromosome 10, PAHARI_EIJ_v1.1, whole genome shotgun sequence genomic window:
- the LOC110328257 gene encoding olfactory receptor 7D4-like: MEAENHTAIVHFLLIGLSEDPKIQSVLFGLFLSMFLITMLGNFLIVLVTSCDSHLHTPMYFFLCNLSFVDICLTSTTIPKMLVNIYMHTMEISYTECLTQVYFFNNFLGMDNFLLTIMAYDRFVAICHPLNYTVIMNPRICGLMVLLSWFIMFWVSLTHMLLMKQLNFSTSTEIPHFFCELTELLRVARSDTHINNIFLYLVTALLGMFPVIGIAFSYFHIVSALMKMSSIKNKYKAFSTCGSHLCVVSMFYGTGFVVHLSSAVAHSSKRNTITSIMYTVVTPMLNPFIYSLRNKDVKGALVRLLRIKF, from the coding sequence atggaagCAGAGAACCATACAGCCATAGTACATTTCCTCCTTATTGGTCTTTCAGAAGATCCTAAAATTCAATCTGTTCTTTTTGGACTATTCCTGTCCATGTTCCTGATTACCATGCTTGGAAACTTTCTCATTGTCTTAGTTACCAGCTGTGACTCCCACCttcacacccccatgtactttttcctctgCAACCTGTCATTTGTTGACATTTGTTTAACCTCCACTACTATCCCCAAAATGCTGGTGAACATTTACATGCACACCATGGAGATATCCTACACAGAGTGCCTTACtcaagtatatttttttaataattttcttggaATGGATAATTTTCTACTGACCATTATGGCCTATGATCGTTTTGTGGCCATCTGTCATCCACTTAACTACACAGTCATCATGAACCCTCGAATCTGTGGCCTTATGGTTCTTTTATCTTGGTTTATTATGTTCTGGGTCTCCTTGACTCATATGTTATTGATGAAACAACTGAACTTCTCTACTAGCACTGAAATCCCACATTTCTTTTGTGAACTCACTGAGCTTCTCAGGGTGGCCCGCTCTGATACCcacataaataacatttttctgtatttggtTACTGCATTGCTAGGTATGTTTCCTGTCATTGGGATagctttctcttattttcacattgtctctgctttaatgaAAATGTCCTCCATTAAGAATAAGTATAAAGCCTTTTCCACCTGTGGGTCTCACCTCTGTGTGGTATCCATGTTCTATGGGACAGGATTTGTAGTTCATCTCAGTTCTGCTGTAGCCCATTCATCCAAGAGAAACACAATCACTTCAATAATGTACACTGTTGTGACCCCTATGTTAAACCCCTTCATCTATAGCTTGCGAAACAAGGATGTAAAGGGGGCCTTGGTAAGACTCCTTAGAATTAAATTTTGA